The Paenibacillus amylolyticus genome contains the following window.
ATTCATTGCCCTGCTTTAGACTCTGTTCCAGCTTCAGCATGGATTTGCGTGGAATCCAGAAGCTCTCGGAAGCAGAAGGGTTCAACTCTGCAAGCTGCTCGAAATAGGTTACCTGACCTTTGCGCCGGATAATCCGATGCTCCAGAGCTGCAGCGGCTTCAATGAAGGATTGGTTAAGACGGGCCAAGTCCTTGTATGCCATACCGACACCGATACTCAGAGATTGTTGTGAGTGCTCGCGGATTACCGCCTGAATGGCTTCAATCACCTGTTCCAATTGGCTATGAATCGGCTTGTCCGCATCACCGGGAAGTGAAATAATCAGGGCAAACTGCTCCTTAATTGAGAATTCGACACCGAAGATCTGAGCACGGGTATCTGGAAGACATATATTACTGAGTGTATCCTGCAACTGATGGCGTTTATTCCAGGACTTTCCATCTGGCACGGTATCATCCCAGGACAGAATAGCCGAGAAATAGAGTCCTTGTCCTTGGGGATGCCTGAATCCCGCACGAAGAATCATTTGTTCAATCTCTGGATCATCCGGCTTGCCGTGTTTGAGTAACAGCAGCATGCACTGATTGCGGACGAAGGGCTCCTGAAAATCAATCTTCACACTGTAATTGTGGAGTGTTTGGCGTATCCATTCCCATTCGTTGCGCAGCTTGGAAGCATCATCGCCGTTGCCTCTCATCTTGTCCATCAAATCTCTAATTGGATGGTATTGCCGTTTGGCTAACAGCAGCGCAGCAGCTAGGCCGGTAATGACCGTAATACAAAAGACAATCAGGATCAGGGTCTGGACATGGGCGACACGGCTGAAGAATTGAAAGCTTGGCATCGTAGTCACATAGGTCCAGCCATTTTCTTCAGATTGCACAGAAACAACGGAGTATTGTTCTCCATCCATCTTCAAATTATGAATACCTGGCTCAAGTGTAGCTAAGTTCTCAATTTCATTCTGGGGAAGGTTGATGCCGTGACTGTTCGCGGTCAACACCTCTCCGGAGGGACTGAATATATAGCTGCTTCCTGAAAAATCACTCAAAATTGAATCCATGACCCCGGTGAGGTTGGATTCTTTCATTAAATAAACAACGGTCCCATAGGGAAACGGATCATTCGGTTTAACGGGCACAAGCATGACAAGCATCGGTTCCACTCGGGAATTAACTTTCACATTCTCAGCCGCACGAACCAGGGGTTGCCTAGTTTCATTCAAGTCGCGCCGCAACTCTTCCGGATTCCAATGCTCGAACTGATAGAGGCTATCAAAGGTGACATCCAGATTAGCCAGACCGCGGTACGAATAGATGTTGGCATCGTTATGGAAATACAGAAGCAAATCCTCTGCAATGCTGCTGCTAGCTTTATAATTCGCGAGAGCCTGAATCGCCTCCAAACTGTAATAGGGTGCTTTACCATATAAGGGGTCAGGTGTTTGTCATAGGCGATTCTCCCCGCTATTTCCTGAAGTTCATTCATCCGGTTATCTATCGTGCTCTTCACCTGGTTAAGCTGATTGACATTTGATTGTTCGATTTCTACACGCAATCCTTTGACAGCGTTCTCATACACAAAAATGGTTACACCTGTCAGCGGGATAAGAAATATGAGAATGTAAGAAAAGACATATTTCAGCAGAAGCCTTGATTTGAAGTGATTCCAGCTTAACCTCAATCTGTTGAGCAAGGATCGCTTGAGTGCCGAATTTGCCATGAAGCAGTCCCTCCAGTGTTTATGATATTCGGATTAAAATCACTGTTCTCTTCTGGATTACACTTGTGCTAGTATAAACATTATAACATTATAATCTTTAGAATAAAGTAGCTCAGCTAGCTTATTTTTAACAAATGGGATGTACGCATTTACATGTCATGAATCATTTTTGGAGGTTGTATGTATACCGGGGTTGAAAAAGGAGATGGGATGAGTGGGCACAGAGAATGTGCTGCGCAATTTGCAGTTTGTTGACGGGCGGATCGTGGATATCGCCATTCAGGATGGGACCATCACGGCCATTACACCGCCAGGACATGCTGAAGGAGATAAAGAGCTGGATTGTTCAGGGTTATACGCATCCAGTGGGTGGATTGATCTGCATGTACATGCCGTTCAGGAGCTTGATCCCTATGGCGATGATATCGACGAAATTGGTGTGAAGCAGGGGGTGACAACGCTTGTAGACGCCGGAAGCTGCGGTGCAGACCGAATTGGCGCTCTCTATACCGCAGGACGACAGGCTGCTACACAAGTATTTGCTCTCTTGAACATTTCCAGGATTGGGCTCGAACGGACGGATGAACTGTCGCAGTTGGAATGGATTGACCGGGCCAAAGTACTGGAGGCAGCAGCGGCCTATCCTGATTTCATTGTTGGTTTGAAAGCACGCATCAGTCAAAGTGTTGTCAAAGACAGCGGGATACAGCCGCTCAAGCTGGCACGCACTCTCTCGGAAGAAACGAAGCTTCCGCTCATGGTTCACATCGGTTCTGCTCCGCCTTCTATCACTGATGTGCTGGAGTTACTACAGTCGGGCGATGTAATCACCCATTACCTTAACGGCAAGTCCAACAATCTGTTTCACCCGGATGGTACACCGCTGCAAGAATTACTGGAGGCAGTAGCTCGGGGAGTCCATCTGGATGTGGGGCATGGTACAGCGAGCTTCTCCTTCCGGATTGCAGAACAGGCCAAGGCTGCGGGCATTGCGCTGAATACAATCAGTACGGACATTTACCGAGGCAATCGTATGAATGGTCCGGTATACAGCATGTCGAATGTGCTGACGAAATTTCTGTACCTTGGCTACAGTCTGGAAGAGGTCATCTGCGCGGTCACAAGAAGTCCAGCAGCGTGGCTGGGTAAGCCGGAGATCGGGCAGATCAGGGTGGGACAGCAGGCGAACCTGACTTTGTTTTCACTGGAAGCGGGTGAAAAGCAACTTGAGGACTCGGAAGGTGATATCCGGGTTACGCAACACTATATTGAGGCTAAAGGAGTCTTTGTGAATGGGTCACTCATTACAGGTTAAATATGGATTGAAGCGCGTTATTAATGCCAGTGGGAGAATGAGCATCCTTGGCGTGTCCGCACCAACGGATTCAGTCATGGATGCGATGAAACAAGGCGGACAGCGTTACGTGGAAATCGCAGCTCTTGTGGACAAATCCGGAGAATATATTGCACAGATACTTGGTTCGGAAAGCGCGGTTGTCGTGAACTCGGCATCCAGTGGTATTTCGCTGTCGGTGGCAGCCTCAGTGACCGCCGGAGATCCGCGTCTTAGCCTTCGTCTGCACCAAGAACCGGTATTAAAAAATGAAATTATAATGCTAAAGGGACATAATGTGCAGTATGGAGCGCCCGTCGAAACGATGATATTTCTTGGCGGCGGCAGGGTAGTGGAAGTCGGATATGCCAATGAAGGGCGCAAGGAGCATATTGATCAGGCAATCGGTGAACGCACGGCAGCCATTCTATATGTCCAATCCCATCATGCTGTCCAGAAAAACATGATTTCTGTGGAAGAGGCCTGGGAGGTTGCCCAGCGTAGAGGCGTGGCGCTGATTGTTGATGCGGCAGCGGAAGAGGATCTGCATAAATATATCCAATTCTCCGATCTGACCATTTACAGCGGATCGAAAGCTATTGAAGGCCCTACTTCCGGCATTGTTGCAGGTAAAAAGAAGTACGTCGAGTGGCTCAAGGTACAGCTACACGGGATTGGCCGCAGCATGAAGGTTGGCAAAGAGACCATCTTTGGGTTACTTCAAGCGCTAGAGGAATATCAGGACAAAACGGATAATAGTGAACGAGAGAAGCAGACGCTGGAGGCACTTCAGCCACTTGATAGACTTCCTGGTGTCTCGGTCCGCATCGTGCAGGATGAAGCAGGAAGATCGATCTTTCGGGGGCGCGTCCAGATTGATTCATCTCTTGCTGGTGTGGATGCGAAGAAAGTGAATGACCAACTACGTGAAGGCGCAATTGCAGTGTATACCCGAGACTATGGCGTCAAGCAGGGTTACTTTGATATTGATCCAAGGTCACTGCAAGGGGATGACATGCAGGTCATTGTCAGCAGAATACATGAAATCGTGGGAGGCAAACCGGAATGAGTCATATTCAGCAGTGTCTGTATAAAAATAGGGCCGCAATGAATGTACTGGCAGGCAGTATCGGGAACGCTAAGGATGTGTACAAGGCTGCGGAAGGATATGTACTTGTTGGTGTGCTCTCCAAAAAATATGCTACGGCGAAGGAAGCAGTAGTCGCCATGACTGAATATGGTCAAGCGATTCAAGATGCCGTATCCATCGGACTCGGGGCCGGAGACAGCCGTCAGGCTGCAGTTGTGGCGGAGATTGCCGCGAGCTATCCGGGCAGCCATATCAATCAGGTATTCCCGGCAGTGGGAGCAACCCGTGCGAATCTGGGATCTCAAGATAGTTGGATTAACTGCCTGGTATCTCCATGCGGACAGCCAGGCTATGTAAATATATCGACTGGACCCATCAGTTCAATAACCGATCCGCAGGCTATTGTTCCAGTTCATGCGGCTATTGCACTGGTACGTGACATGGGAGGGAACGCGCTTAAATATTATCCGATGCAAGGGTTGAAGCTCGAAGAGGAGTACCGTGCAGTCGCCAAGGCTTGTGGGGAATCGGGGTTTGCCCTAGAGCCTACGGGCGGAATAGATCTGGATAACTTTGGACCCATTCTGGAGATTGCACTTCAGGCAGGCGTTCCTCAAGTTATACCTCATGTGTATTCTTCAATTATTGAGTCGCAGACCGGGAATACGAGTGTACAGGATGTCCGCAGACTGCTTGAAATAATGAAATCGCTGGTGGACCGTTATGCCTAGGGTTGTTGCTTTTGGTGAAGTGATGATGCGGCTGCAAGTTCCGGGTTACGACACGCTGGTCCAGAGCAGCAGGCTGGAGTATTCTTTTTCCGGCAGCGGGGTGAATGTAACGGCAGCACTAGCGAGATACGGACATAACGGTGCTCTGATTACGACTTTGCCGGAAACTCCAGTGGGCGAAGCGGCTATCGCTTATTTGCGCAAGCTTGGGGTGGATACCTCACTTATTAGACAGAGCGGTAAACACCTTGGAATGTACTTTCTGGAGAATGGCTTCGGAGCCCGTCCTGGCAGAGTCACTTACACAGACCGGCTGGGGAGCAGTTTTAATACCGCGGAAGCAGACAATTATGATATGAAGGATCTTGCCAGCCGTGTTGACGTTCTTCATTTATGTGGCATTACGCTGGCTATGAATGATGGCGTGCGCAAGCAGATGAAACGACTTGCTGAGGAAGTGAAGCGTGCTGGCGGCAAGGTTGTATTTGATTGTAATTACCGTCCTGCATTATGGGGAACGGATGGCTATGTTAAGGCCCGCACGCATTATGAGGAGATGCTGGGACTGGCAGATCTGGTGTTCATGAATGAGAAGGATGCGAAGGGTATTCTTGGCATCGGTACCGGAGAATATGATAGAATAACACAGACGAAGCACGTGATTCCTGAAGTGGCAGAGCGCTTCGGAATCGGGACGGTAGCGGGAACCCACCGTGAGATTAACGCGGACTATACGCATTCCTTGACAGGATATATCTATCATCAAGGCACGTTTGCATTTTCCCGCAAGCTAACATTTCCGGTTTATGACCGGATCGGTGCCGGTGATGTGTTTGCCAGCGCCATCATCCATGGGGAGTTGCAGCAATACCCACTGGACCATACGGTTAACATGGCAGTGGCGGCAGCGATGCTGGCCCATACCACCCATGGCGATACAGCGCTTTTTACCGAGAATGAGGTGCTCCGGGCGCTGTCGGATCATACCTCAGATGTTGAAAGGTAGTGAACAGTGAGTGTCTCTCAAGCGCAAGCAAGGTCCTTTATATCAGCAAATCCAAAAAATTCTCAAAGATCGGATACTACATGGAGTATATCCTCTCGGAAGCACGATCCCCTCCGAACCACAGCTGGAGAAAGAATTCGGCGTCAGCAAAATGACAGTCCGGGGTGCGGTCCAAGAGCTGTCCCAGGAAGGTTACGTGCAGAAGAAAAGCGGGGTTGGAACAATTGTGATGCGCAATACCTCCCATCAGAAGCTCTCAAAGGGTAAAAGGTTTACAGAACTACTTGTTGAAGAGGGCCATAAGTTGGAAAAGAAAGTTCTGAATTCCCGGCTACTCACCAATGATATTGGTACGGAAGAGTATGGTCTCTACGGGCCATATTGCCAGCGGATCGAACGGCTCTACATTCTTAACGGACAACCCTATATTCATCTGATTCACTTCTTGGCAGCAGCCGCTTTGCCCGGCGAAGGGAAGGAAGGGATCAATGGAGACATCCAATCCCTGTATGACTCACTGGAGGAGAATGATATTTTGCTGGAAAACTTCAAAGACCGTTTCTTTGTAGAGCCGGCAGCTCCTGAAGTATGCCAACTGCTGAAGATTCCTCCAGGGATGCATGTGCTCAAGCGCCTTCGTAACTCCTTCGATGGAGAAGGCAGATTAATTGAGCACAGTATCGGCTGTTATAACACGGAACTTCATCATTATCTGGTTAGTTATGACACTTGAGGTTGATAGACATATCGTGCAGCAGACTACATTGAAAAACCAACTGATTGGCACTGGTTATACTCGTTGATTTCATTATTAATTTAGGTTGTCACAGTATTATCTTTCTATTCTCCGGCATACAGTACAACGATGAGATGTATGCTCAAGGAGGAGAAATGATCGTATGATAAATCCGATTTTGCAATCCCCAAATGTTCCGCTAGCTGCCGATTCCAATGCGGTAGTCAATTATCAGCGGGATTCACGCAACTATGTAACCCAGTTGTTTGGAGAACAACTGCCGACCATTGCCAATGGTTTCTTCAACGTGTACTTAAGCAAAGGAATTATTGTGCAGCCGCACTGGCACACCAATGTTACGGAGATGATTATCGTCATCACTGGTGAAGTTACAGCGTCAGTCTTCAATCCGTTTACGCGTGAACGATTAACCTATCGTCTGAAACCAGGCCAGGTTGTGGTATTTCCGAAGGGCTGGTTTCACTGGTTTGTTGCGGAGACAGATGATGTATATGTATTAACAATCTTTGATCAACCTACGCCTGATATTGTGTTTGGGGCGGATTTCTTGGCAGCTACACCGCCAGAGGTGGCTCATCGCGCGTATTGTTTGGATGAAGAGGCATATGCCAGAGCCGTTGC
Protein-coding sequences here:
- a CDS encoding sugar kinase, whose translation is MPRVVAFGEVMMRLQVPGYDTLVQSSRLEYSFSGSGVNVTAALARYGHNGALITTLPETPVGEAAIAYLRKLGVDTSLIRQSGKHLGMYFLENGFGARPGRVTYTDRLGSSFNTAEADNYDMKDLASRVDVLHLCGITLAMNDGVRKQMKRLAEEVKRAGGKVVFDCNYRPALWGTDGYVKARTHYEEMLGLADLVFMNEKDAKGILGIGTGEYDRITQTKHVIPEVAERFGIGTVAGTHREINADYTHSLTGYIYHQGTFAFSRKLTFPVYDRIGAGDVFASAIIHGELQQYPLDHTVNMAVAAAMLAHTTHGDTALFTENEVLRALSDHTSDVER
- a CDS encoding GntR family transcriptional regulator, which produces MSLKRKQGPLYQQIQKILKDRILHGVYPLGSTIPSEPQLEKEFGVSKMTVRGAVQELSQEGYVQKKSGVGTIVMRNTSHQKLSKGKRFTELLVEEGHKLEKKVLNSRLLTNDIGTEEYGLYGPYCQRIERLYILNGQPYIHLIHFLAAAALPGEGKEGINGDIQSLYDSLEENDILLENFKDRFFVEPAAPEVCQLLKIPPGMHVLKRLRNSFDGEGRLIEHSIGCYNTELHHYLVSYDT
- a CDS encoding amidohydrolase/deacetylase family metallohydrolase; this encodes MGTENVLRNLQFVDGRIVDIAIQDGTITAITPPGHAEGDKELDCSGLYASSGWIDLHVHAVQELDPYGDDIDEIGVKQGVTTLVDAGSCGADRIGALYTAGRQAATQVFALLNISRIGLERTDELSQLEWIDRAKVLEAAAAYPDFIVGLKARISQSVVKDSGIQPLKLARTLSEETKLPLMVHIGSAPPSITDVLELLQSGDVITHYLNGKSNNLFHPDGTPLQELLEAVARGVHLDVGHGTASFSFRIAEQAKAAGIALNTISTDIYRGNRMNGPVYSMSNVLTKFLYLGYSLEEVICAVTRSPAAWLGKPEIGQIRVGQQANLTLFSLEAGEKQLEDSEGDIRVTQHYIEAKGVFVNGSLITG
- a CDS encoding DgaE family pyridoxal phosphate-dependent ammonia lyase translates to MGHSLQVKYGLKRVINASGRMSILGVSAPTDSVMDAMKQGGQRYVEIAALVDKSGEYIAQILGSESAVVVNSASSGISLSVAASVTAGDPRLSLRLHQEPVLKNEIIMLKGHNVQYGAPVETMIFLGGGRVVEVGYANEGRKEHIDQAIGERTAAILYVQSHHAVQKNMISVEEAWEVAQRRGVALIVDAAAEEDLHKYIQFSDLTIYSGSKAIEGPTSGIVAGKKKYVEWLKVQLHGIGRSMKVGKETIFGLLQALEEYQDKTDNSEREKQTLEALQPLDRLPGVSVRIVQDEAGRSIFRGRVQIDSSLAGVDAKKVNDQLREGAIAVYTRDYGVKQGYFDIDPRSLQGDDMQVIVSRIHEIVGGKPE
- a CDS encoding KDGP aldolase — its product is MSHIQQCLYKNRAAMNVLAGSIGNAKDVYKAAEGYVLVGVLSKKYATAKEAVVAMTEYGQAIQDAVSIGLGAGDSRQAAVVAEIAASYPGSHINQVFPAVGATRANLGSQDSWINCLVSPCGQPGYVNISTGPISSITDPQAIVPVHAAIALVRDMGGNALKYYPMQGLKLEEEYRAVAKACGESGFALEPTGGIDLDNFGPILEIALQAGVPQVIPHVYSSIIESQTGNTSVQDVRRLLEIMKSLVDRYA
- a CDS encoding cupin domain-containing protein codes for the protein MINPILQSPNVPLAADSNAVVNYQRDSRNYVTQLFGEQLPTIANGFFNVYLSKGIIVQPHWHTNVTEMIIVITGEVTASVFNPFTRERLTYRLKPGQVVVFPKGWFHWFVAETDDVYVLTIFDQPTPDIVFGADFLAATPPEVAHRAYCLDEEAYARAVASIKNDAILGPPIGCDTQVSDESISPSKTSVSPSNKLKS
- a CDS encoding helix-turn-helix domain-containing protein → MEAIQALANYKASSSIAEDLLLYFHNDANIYSYRGLANLDVTFDSLYQFEHWNPEELRRDLNETRQPLVRAAENVKVNSRVEPMLVMLVPVKPNDPFPYGTVVYLMKESNLTGVMDSILSDFSGSSYIFSPSGEVLTANSHGINLPQNEIENLATLEPGIHNLKMDGEQYSVVSVQSEENGWTYVTTMPSFQFFSRVAHVQTLILIVFCITVITGLAAALLLAKRQYHPIRDLMDKMRGNGDDASKLRNEWEWIRQTLHNYSVKIDFQEPFVRNQCMLLLLKHGKPDDPEIEQMILRAGFRHPQGQGLYFSAILSWDDTVPDGKSWNKRHQLQDTLSNICLPDTRAQIFGVEFSIKEQFALIISLPGDADKPIHSQLEQVIEAIQAVIREHSQQSLSIGVGMAYKDLARLNQSFIEAAAALEHRIIRRKGQVTYFEQLAELNPSASESFWIPRKSMLKLEQSLKQGNESVAIQMIADTIHTIKNEPLQVHLLRCICFDLLNAFLRTASELGMNEVFTNMQELTTFETLDELERRLVCLATDICAQVELNTKTSESTLMDDVLAYVDQQFADYTLSLEHVALKFAISTSYLSRSFKEKTGRNFSQYIWQRRVDEVMRLLEDTSAPLKEIIEQVGYMDAPNFIRKFKKEIGLTPGQYRKEHALRAVTTKRPV